In Nostoc sp. UHCC 0926, a single genomic region encodes these proteins:
- a CDS encoding sensor histidine kinase, which produces MYLPYKVRFVASQLVTVTVLLTLLLFLPQIWLNWQAYYNFNSITKHEFKLQTLSDEITYLDEVLTMSARMNAATGNSTWEERYRQFEPKLDIAIKESIKLAPQAYKNEDAKKIDVANQRLVTMEYESFELVNKNHKETAQLLLSNREYETQKHIYADGVAKRNRNISLELQQKVDEYYKRIFWAVLESIISLIMLIPAWLLVLHLLQQYLKAKKIAQAALEEANCRLEMQVAERTAKLKYKNFQLQHTLQQLQHTQVQLIQTEKMSSLGQLVAGVAHEINNPVNFISGNLLHVKEYSLQLLTLIKLYQQEYCNYNPEITSLIKKMDLEFIIDDMPKILSSMAVGTERICEIVLTLRNFSRLDEAEMKPVDIHEGINSTLLILQYRLKEKHKQQEIAIIKDYGNLPLVECYAGGLNQVFMNIFSNAIDALYEREAECLKGEVKKHYSSIIVDTQVKNEECVIISIKDNGPGITEEVKTRLFDPFFTTKPIGKGTGLGLSISYQIIVDKHKGKINCISAPGKGTEFVIEIPIKQTR; this is translated from the coding sequence ATGTACCTACCTTATAAAGTGAGATTCGTTGCCTCTCAACTAGTAACTGTAACAGTACTGCTGACATTACTCTTGTTTCTTCCTCAAATTTGGCTCAACTGGCAAGCATATTATAACTTCAATAGTATTACTAAACATGAATTTAAACTACAAACGCTGAGTGATGAAATTACTTATCTTGATGAAGTATTAACGATGTCAGCCCGCATGAATGCTGCTACAGGTAACTCTACTTGGGAGGAACGATATCGCCAATTTGAACCTAAACTTGACATTGCTATTAAAGAATCTATTAAACTGGCTCCTCAAGCATATAAAAATGAGGATGCCAAAAAAATTGATGTTGCTAATCAGCGCTTGGTTACAATGGAATATGAATCTTTTGAATTAGTTAATAAAAATCACAAAGAGACAGCACAACTACTACTTTCCAACCGCGAATATGAAACACAGAAGCACATTTATGCTGATGGTGTTGCAAAAAGAAACCGTAATATCTCACTTGAGTTACAGCAGAAAGTTGATGAATATTACAAAAGAATATTTTGGGCAGTTTTAGAATCTATTATAAGTTTAATAATGCTGATTCCGGCATGGCTTTTAGTATTGCATTTATTGCAGCAATACTTAAAGGCTAAAAAAATTGCACAAGCCGCTTTAGAAGAAGCGAATTGTAGGTTAGAAATGCAAGTAGCGGAGAGAACGGCAAAATTAAAATACAAAAATTTTCAACTACAACACACACTGCAACAATTGCAACACACTCAAGTACAACTTATTCAAACTGAAAAAATGTCCTCATTAGGTCAGCTAGTTGCTGGTGTTGCTCATGAAATTAATAATCCAGTTAATTTTATTTCTGGTAACCTGCTGCATGTTAAAGAATATAGTCTGCAATTACTAACTTTAATTAAACTGTATCAGCAAGAATATTGTAATTATAATCCAGAAATAACTAGTCTGATTAAGAAGATGGATTTAGAGTTTATTATTGATGATATGCCGAAAATCTTATCCTCAATGGCAGTTGGTACTGAGCGCATTTGCGAGATTGTGCTAACCTTACGTAACTTCTCGCGTCTTGATGAAGCAGAAATGAAACCTGTTGATATTCATGAAGGAATTAATAGCACCCTATTAATTTTACAGTATCGTCTCAAAGAAAAGCATAAACAGCAAGAAATTGCAATAATCAAAGATTATGGTAATTTGCCTCTTGTTGAATGTTATGCAGGAGGATTAAATCAGGTATTTATGAATATCTTCAGTAATGCTATTGATGCTTTATATGAACGGGAAGCAGAGTGTTTAAAAGGAGAGGTTAAAAAACACTATAGTTCTATTATTGTCGATACTCAAGTTAAAAATGAAGAGTGCGTGATTATTAGTATTAAAGATAATGGACCAGGAATAACCGAGGAAGTTAAGACTAGATTGTTTGACCCTTTCTTTACTACTAAACCTATAGGTAAAGGTACTGGCTTAGGATTATCTATTAGTTACCAGATTATAGTAGATAAGCATAAGGGAAAAATCAACTGTATTTCTGCACCTGGTAAGGGTACAGAGTTTGTGATTGAGATTCCTATCAAGCAGACACGGTAA
- a CDS encoding nitrilase-related carbon-nitrogen hydrolase, translating to MDNNTDNLNSFRALALQVTCHAVNQASDRHQARSLMQNSINRLAQQIAASIAFIGFDCRLIVLPEYFLTGFPMGDSLLGWAEKAGVEMAGAEYEALGKIAQKHKIFLAGNAYEVDPNFPGLYFQTCFILDPSGSIVLRYRRLNSLFAPTPHDVWDKYLDCYGLEGVFPVAKTAIGNLAALASEEILYPEVARCLAMRGAEIFVHSTSEVYNKNLTPKDAAKITRAVENMAYVVSANTAGIANIAIPIASADGGSKIIDHRGIVLAETGAGESMAAFAEIDLGALRRDRRRPGLNNLLARQRFELYAESYRQSHFYPANTMLEGEVDRKHFLQTQQATIERLAKLGII from the coding sequence TTGGACAATAACACCGATAATCTCAACTCATTCCGGGCCTTGGCACTCCAAGTTACGTGCCATGCAGTCAACCAAGCAAGCGATCGCCACCAAGCGCGATCGCTCATGCAAAACTCCATCAATCGCCTAGCTCAACAAATTGCTGCCAGTATCGCTTTCATTGGCTTTGATTGTCGTTTAATTGTACTGCCAGAATATTTCCTCACTGGTTTCCCGATGGGAGATTCTCTTTTAGGGTGGGCAGAAAAAGCTGGTGTGGAAATGGCTGGTGCTGAGTATGAGGCACTTGGTAAAATTGCTCAAAAGCATAAAATCTTTTTAGCTGGTAACGCCTACGAAGTTGATCCCAACTTTCCCGGATTGTACTTCCAAACCTGCTTTATTCTTGACCCCTCTGGCTCAATTGTTTTGCGGTATCGGCGGCTGAATTCCTTGTTTGCTCCCACACCCCATGATGTTTGGGATAAGTATCTTGACTGCTATGGTTTAGAGGGAGTTTTCCCCGTAGCCAAAACTGCGATCGGTAATTTGGCAGCTTTAGCATCAGAAGAAATTTTGTATCCAGAAGTGGCGCGGTGTCTGGCGATGCGAGGAGCGGAGATTTTTGTGCATTCCACCTCAGAAGTGTATAACAAAAACCTCACCCCCAAAGACGCGGCAAAAATCACTCGCGCTGTCGAAAATATGGCATACGTAGTTTCAGCAAATACCGCAGGCATCGCTAATATTGCCATCCCCATTGCTTCGGCTGATGGTGGATCTAAAATCATTGACCATCGCGGAATCGTTTTAGCAGAGACAGGTGCAGGCGAGAGCATGGCAGCATTTGCAGAGATTGATTTAGGAGCATTACGCCGCGATCGCCGCCGACCGGGGTTAAATAATTTACTTGCACGCCAGCGGTTTGAGCTATACGCCGAAAGTTACCGCCAGTCACACTTTTACCCCGCTAATACTATGCTGGAGGGAGAAGTAGACCGTAAACACTTCCTCCAAACGCAGCAAGCCACCATTGAGCGGTTAGCCAAACTGGGAATAATTTGA
- a CDS encoding alpha-2-macroglobulin family protein, with protein MIIRVLLRFHHKITYRVLGVFGGLLKKISHSSSRKRTIQFLLIFTFILAIAGCNFFGINSGKEQLPTVSPLTPPKLPDWIEQISPIGDAKSLNQIRIRFKEALIPVESLDSPEQQKLLQKFALSPPLPGQFRFLTPRMVGFKADKALPIATRFQVTLKAGLADLKNHRLDKDLPWTFNTESINLTNLPGVNPIEKADVEPIDLQQKLQFTSNVELDLASVQEHLQLIPEGKNKGTGFKVELNKEEKPLKEENEDPLEKFDPSVRNWIYNLIPQQNLEKATRYRLVFTPGIRPAYGNLPTEKEFATKLATYSPLAFQKINFYGQPDAGGTFGRFLKGSPQLEFNNVLLADSAKENITINPAPKAISRILQVNDEDKIVGINPYALEPAKTYTITIGADLKDKFGQTLGKPVTLKYDTGDLAGDIWVASDLNIFPTGKDLQLNISTGNLPESKYQAAYRVVKPTDLVYFNNSNDLLPQPSDWQSFKVSGKKNQSVDIAVPLREKISATTGMLAYGVQARTNKYQENGKELWREPTTYGLVELTNLGVFTQWFPESGLIRVNHLTDGSPVKNSAVEIYQSKLQAKSRPEPVPCATGKTDENGTFRIVREGLQQCYSGNETSSKSPQLLVIAHENQDWAFARTEEYSGVYGYGIDAGWQASKPESRGVIFSDRQLYQPGEKAWLTGFADFLQNGTIQQDKNAVYQLTLVNPDGQKTNLGTQTTNEFGTFSLELPIKTTQRLGYHTIQAKGKNGQEISGEFRVAEFKPPNFKVELNLDKEFALIDEKVDINAKSNYLFGAPVEGGEAKYFITRQQANFIPKGWEEFTFGRQWLWPEETPTISSDVLQTNTQLDANGTTTQTVTVAKDLPYSMTYQVDVQVADVSNLSVANSKTFTALPSNRLIGLKSNFITDAGKAFPVEVVVTDPIGKPITGQRVRLELQQIKYSSITQLVEGSRTPKNQVEYKTVGQAEITSSSSPQSVNLTAPESGSYRIRTNFNDAKNELSATDLQIWATGGNPVFWGSREQDALEVKLDKKEFKPGDTATALIQSPYPDAELYFAVIKDKPLYQQITKVQGGAPQIQFQVTPEMLPNAAIEAVLVRQGKPLNQVELGSLDNLVKIGFTPFKVNLEDKYLKLQVKPVQASLEPGAEETIQLELKDNQGNPTKGQFTVMVVNEAVLQLSGYRAPDLVDTVYAEQPISTRFSDNRPDVILQPQDVAKPKGWGYGGGFSTGAANTRTRTDFQALAYYNGSVLTDANGNAQITFKLPDDLTTWRVMAVATDGNLRFGNGDATFITTKPLLTNAILPQFARPGDRILAGLSVTNNTGNTGNLSINGELSTNVKFAEKNPTTTALQTKAESATHAYRFPMVADSVGVGKVRFTTQLNTAADAFEVPLEIKPIEITEQVVETGVTEKQVKIPLNVDKNTFPDAGGLDIQLASTLIPEIKAPAKQVLEDDDLPFTEPAASQLIIAANLQNLTQKYGQTFAEFNPSQQANQAIEKLQKLQIADGGFAAFPGQEKSDPWVSSYVGESLAKASQVFPNLVDSAMLSRLKNYLQKVLANPGEYEFCKQLLCKRQLQLNALIALAEVGEKRNTFLVDIYEQRNNFDVVTQIKLARYLSQFPEWQDESQQLVNKLQQNIYETGSTAVVSLPASWGWMSSSTTTQAQALRLFLAKQSKPEVIDKLFQSLLALRRNGTWQTNYNNAQALTALVEYSQLQPTPPNFVATVQLAGNKLGENRFDGYQNPSLQLNVPMNQLPRGRNDLTLQKSGNGTLHYLVAYNYRLQGNQPGRFNGLRITRGISQVNKEKVLQKTGLYAFDKPLTLASGQVFDIGLEIIADHPVDHVVIKDPLPSGFEAVDASFQTTTAALEAKADNWELGFRNIYRDRIIAYADHLEPGVYSLHYLVRSVTPGTFSWPGAEVHLQYAPEEFGRTAESTLILEDGK; from the coding sequence ATGATTATCAGAGTTCTACTGCGTTTCCACCATAAGATTACCTATCGCGTCCTTGGCGTCTTTGGCGGTTTGTTAAAAAAAATTAGCCATTCTTCGAGCCGGAAGAGAACAATACAGTTTCTTCTTATCTTTACATTTATACTAGCGATCGCAGGGTGTAATTTTTTTGGTATCAATTCAGGTAAAGAACAACTACCAACAGTTTCCCCACTCACGCCGCCGAAATTACCAGACTGGATTGAACAAATTAGTCCCATTGGGGATGCAAAATCTCTTAACCAAATCCGCATCCGTTTTAAAGAAGCTTTAATACCAGTTGAAAGTCTTGACAGCCCAGAACAGCAAAAATTATTACAAAAATTTGCGCTTTCGCCGCCTTTACCTGGTCAATTTCGCTTTTTAACACCGCGGATGGTAGGTTTTAAAGCTGACAAAGCATTGCCAATAGCGACAAGATTTCAAGTCACTCTCAAAGCAGGTTTAGCTGATTTAAAAAATCATCGCCTAGACAAAGATTTACCTTGGACTTTCAATACCGAATCTATCAACCTGACTAATTTACCCGGTGTCAATCCCATTGAGAAGGCTGATGTTGAACCAATTGATTTACAACAAAAGTTACAGTTTACTTCCAATGTAGAATTAGATTTAGCTTCTGTACAAGAACATTTACAGTTAATTCCTGAAGGAAAAAATAAAGGTACAGGTTTTAAAGTTGAATTAAACAAAGAAGAAAAACCATTAAAAGAAGAAAATGAAGATCCTTTAGAAAAATTTGACCCTTCAGTACGTAATTGGATTTATAATCTTATCCCACAGCAAAATCTCGAAAAAGCAACCCGTTATCGCCTGGTATTTACTCCAGGAATACGTCCTGCTTATGGCAATCTCCCTACAGAGAAAGAATTTGCCACTAAGTTAGCAACTTATTCGCCTTTGGCATTTCAGAAAATTAACTTTTACGGACAGCCAGATGCAGGTGGAACTTTTGGAAGATTTCTTAAAGGCAGTCCGCAGCTAGAATTTAATAATGTCTTATTAGCAGATTCAGCTAAAGAAAATATTACCATTAATCCAGCCCCAAAAGCCATTTCGAGAATTCTGCAAGTAAACGATGAAGATAAAATTGTCGGTATCAATCCTTATGCGCTAGAACCTGCCAAGACTTATACAATTACTATAGGTGCTGATCTCAAAGATAAGTTTGGGCAAACTTTGGGTAAACCTGTCACATTAAAATATGATACTGGAGATTTAGCTGGGGATATCTGGGTGGCATCAGATTTGAATATTTTCCCTACAGGTAAAGATTTACAGCTAAATATTAGTACGGGAAATCTACCAGAATCTAAGTATCAAGCAGCTTATCGAGTAGTTAAACCAACAGATTTAGTTTATTTTAATAATAGTAATGATTTATTACCACAACCCTCTGATTGGCAAAGCTTTAAGGTATCAGGTAAGAAAAATCAATCAGTTGATATTGCTGTACCTCTCCGGGAAAAAATAAGTGCTACTACGGGAATGTTAGCTTACGGAGTGCAAGCCCGGACTAATAAATATCAGGAGAATGGTAAGGAACTGTGGCGAGAACCGACAACTTATGGCTTAGTTGAATTGACGAATTTGGGCGTATTTACTCAGTGGTTTCCTGAGTCGGGCTTAATTCGCGTCAATCATCTTACAGATGGTTCACCAGTTAAAAATAGCGCTGTTGAAATTTATCAATCAAAATTACAGGCAAAATCTCGCCCGGAACCTGTACCTTGTGCAACGGGTAAAACTGATGAAAATGGAACTTTTAGAATTGTCCGTGAAGGATTGCAGCAATGTTATTCTGGGAATGAAACCTCTAGTAAATCACCACAATTATTAGTAATTGCCCACGAAAATCAAGATTGGGCATTCGCAAGAACTGAAGAATATAGCGGCGTTTATGGATATGGGATTGATGCAGGTTGGCAAGCTAGTAAGCCAGAATCACGCGGGGTAATCTTCTCAGATAGACAGTTATATCAACCAGGTGAAAAAGCTTGGTTAACTGGGTTTGCTGACTTCTTACAAAATGGCACAATCCAGCAAGACAAAAATGCTGTTTACCAATTAACTTTGGTAAATCCTGATGGACAAAAGACCAATTTAGGTACGCAAACTACAAATGAATTTGGCACATTTTCTCTAGAATTGCCAATTAAGACTACTCAGCGCTTAGGCTACCATACAATCCAGGCTAAGGGAAAGAACGGGCAAGAAATTTCTGGAGAATTTCGGGTAGCTGAGTTTAAGCCACCCAACTTTAAAGTCGAACTCAACTTAGATAAAGAATTTGCTCTCATAGACGAGAAAGTTGATATTAATGCTAAAAGTAATTATTTATTTGGTGCGCCTGTAGAAGGTGGTGAAGCAAAATATTTTATTACTCGCCAGCAGGCTAACTTTATCCCTAAAGGTTGGGAGGAATTTACTTTTGGTCGGCAATGGTTATGGCCTGAGGAAACTCCTACTATATCTAGTGATGTGTTACAAACTAATACCCAATTAGATGCTAATGGTACAACTACCCAAACGGTAACAGTGGCTAAGGATTTACCATATTCCATGACTTACCAGGTGGATGTGCAAGTTGCAGATGTTTCTAATCTGTCTGTAGCTAATTCCAAAACTTTTACAGCCTTACCAAGTAATCGCCTCATCGGGTTAAAAAGTAATTTTATCACTGATGCTGGTAAGGCTTTTCCCGTTGAAGTGGTTGTTACCGACCCTATAGGAAAACCGATAACAGGTCAACGGGTGCGTCTGGAATTACAACAGATTAAATACAGTAGTATCACCCAGTTGGTGGAAGGTAGCCGAACACCAAAAAATCAAGTCGAATATAAGACAGTTGGACAAGCAGAAATTACATCTAGTAGCAGTCCACAATCGGTAAATTTAACAGCACCAGAATCTGGTTCATACCGGATTAGAACCAATTTTAATGATGCCAAAAACGAATTAAGTGCCACAGATTTACAAATTTGGGCAACTGGAGGAAATCCAGTATTTTGGGGTTCTAGAGAACAAGATGCCTTAGAAGTTAAATTAGATAAAAAAGAGTTTAAACCTGGTGATACCGCTACTGCACTAATTCAATCTCCCTATCCAGATGCAGAATTATACTTTGCTGTGATTAAAGACAAACCCCTTTATCAGCAGATTACCAAAGTTCAGGGAGGCGCACCACAAATTCAGTTTCAAGTTACCCCAGAAATGCTGCCAAATGCAGCCATCGAAGCTGTATTAGTAAGGCAAGGTAAACCTCTCAATCAAGTGGAACTAGGAAGTTTAGATAACTTGGTGAAGATTGGTTTTACACCTTTTAAAGTTAACTTAGAAGATAAGTATTTAAAACTGCAAGTTAAGCCAGTGCAAGCATCATTAGAACCTGGTGCAGAGGAAACAATACAGCTAGAACTCAAGGATAATCAAGGCAATCCCACCAAAGGACAGTTTACAGTCATGGTGGTGAATGAGGCGGTGCTACAACTTTCTGGTTATCGTGCACCAGATTTGGTGGATACAGTTTATGCAGAACAGCCAATATCTACCCGCTTTAGCGATAATCGACCGGATGTAATTTTACAACCACAAGATGTAGCTAAACCCAAAGGTTGGGGTTATGGCGGTGGTTTCTCCACTGGTGCAGCGAATACTCGCACTCGCACAGATTTTCAAGCCTTAGCTTACTACAATGGTTCTGTCCTCACCGATGCTAATGGTAATGCACAGATAACCTTTAAATTGCCGGATGATTTAACTACATGGCGAGTGATGGCTGTCGCCACCGATGGAAATCTGCGTTTCGGGAATGGGGACGCGACGTTTATCACCACAAAGCCACTGCTAACTAATGCCATCTTGCCACAATTTGCCCGTCCAGGCGATCGCATCCTTGCTGGTTTATCCGTAACTAACAACACTGGGAATACAGGAAATCTCTCAATAAATGGCGAACTTAGCACTAATGTGAAGTTTGCCGAGAAAAACCCCACAACTACTGCTTTGCAAACAAAAGCTGAATCCGCAACTCATGCTTATCGCTTTCCAATGGTGGCGGATAGTGTGGGAGTTGGTAAAGTTCGCTTTACCACTCAGCTAAATACAGCCGCAGATGCTTTTGAAGTACCTTTGGAAATTAAGCCAATTGAAATTACAGAACAAGTCGTTGAAACTGGTGTTACTGAAAAACAGGTGAAGATTCCTCTGAATGTTGATAAAAATACCTTCCCTGATGCAGGAGGTTTAGATATTCAGTTGGCGAGTACTTTGATACCGGAAATTAAAGCACCAGCAAAGCAGGTATTAGAAGATGATGATTTGCCGTTTACAGAACCTGCTGCAAGTCAGTTAATCATTGCTGCTAATCTGCAAAATCTTACACAAAAATATGGTCAGACCTTTGCAGAATTTAATCCTAGCCAACAGGCAAATCAAGCAATTGAAAAATTACAAAAACTCCAAATAGCAGATGGTGGTTTTGCTGCTTTCCCTGGACAAGAAAAATCCGACCCTTGGGTTTCTTCCTATGTGGGTGAATCTTTAGCTAAAGCCAGTCAGGTGTTCCCTAATTTAGTCGATTCTGCAATGCTGTCTCGCCTTAAAAATTATCTGCAAAAAGTTCTGGCGAATCCTGGTGAATACGAATTTTGTAAACAGCTACTATGTAAAAGGCAACTGCAACTTAATGCTTTAATCGCTTTAGCAGAAGTAGGAGAAAAACGCAATACTTTCCTTGTAGATATTTATGAACAGCGCAATAATTTTGATGTAGTAACTCAAATTAAACTAGCGCGATACTTATCTCAATTCCCAGAATGGCAAGATGAATCTCAACAACTGGTGAACAAATTACAACAGAATATATATGAAACTGGTAGCACAGCAGTTGTAAGTTTACCAGCTAGTTGGGGATGGATGAGTTCATCTACCACAACGCAAGCACAAGCTTTACGCTTATTTCTTGCCAAGCAGAGTAAACCCGAAGTTATAGATAAGTTATTCCAAAGTCTTCTCGCATTGCGACGGAATGGCACATGGCAAACTAACTATAATAATGCCCAAGCATTAACAGCTTTGGTAGAATATAGCCAACTGCAACCGACGCCACCTAATTTTGTTGCCACTGTGCAATTAGCTGGTAATAAGTTAGGAGAAAATCGCTTTGATGGCTATCAAAATCCTAGCTTACAGCTAAATGTGCCGATGAATCAATTACCTCGCGGTCGTAATGATTTAACACTGCAAAAATCAGGTAATGGCACTTTGCACTATCTAGTTGCTTATAATTATCGCTTGCAAGGAAATCAGCCAGGTAGGTTTAACGGCTTACGCATAACACGGGGAATTAGTCAAGTAAATAAAGAGAAAGTTTTACAAAAAACAGGTCTTTACGCTTTTGATAAACCCTTGACTTTAGCCTCTGGACAGGTGTTTGATATTGGTTTAGAAATCATCGCTGATCATCCTGTGGATCATGTGGTGATTAAAGATCCGCTACCATCAGGTTTTGAAGCGGTGGATGCAAGTTTTCAAACTACCACAGCTGCATTAGAAGCAAAAGCCGATAACTGGGAACTTGGCTTTAGAAATATCTACCGCGATCGCATTATCGCCTACGCCGACCACCTGGAACCAGGAGTTTATAGTCTGCATTACTTAGTCCGTTCTGTTACTCCTGGTACGTTTTCTTGGCCTGGTGCAGAAGTTCACTTGCAATATGCACCAGAAGAATTTGGGCGTACAGCTGAGTCTACATTGATATTGGAGGATGGGAAGTAA
- the pbpC gene encoding penicillin-binding protein 1C: MKLISRSLTKIKHKLRKTSKVILAGLLICLMVRLLPYFAPLRAADIAQNQLAMQFSDRNGLPLGTLLTRDQEHTSVVPLNQVSPQFIHAILAAEDGSFYDHGALDMKAVVRASKEAIHAKRIVSGASTITMQLARMLDPVPRSFSGKVSEVWLSWRLTAGMNKDEILSAYINRLPMGGNIYGVEAAARTYFSIPASELNLAQASLLAAIPNNPTYFNPYEHWERLKQRQKYVLNRMVQEEYISGAIAARTHTEKVVFQSRQQGIIAAPHFLFWLANQIPPTPLEKQGYVPPLGDESVIRTTINRPLQQFVEAQVQQVISSLAANNVHDASALVIDNRTGEVLAYVGSPDYFNEAKLGRNDGVQALRQPGSTLKPFVYELALEKDLIHPNTILADVPAHYAIPGAKLYSPTDYTERFLGPVRVRIALANSLNVPAVRVLEKVGVETFLERLHELGFEHLNQTPEHYGLGLTLGSGEVTLWELARAYVTMARLGDAIPLVSTFSNSPIQNPKSKIRLEKFAIKGDFPYNFSENSTTIWQLITNMLSDSHARATAFGVDSVLNLPFPSAVKTGTSSNFRDTWTVGFTTDYTVATWVGNFNGEPMRQVSGVTGAAPLWNRIMLHLHEHQEPAGFPPPEGLVQLPVCAISGLRPTPDCTSVVQEYFYPEDKIAYERENKFNLPPEYDEWLAKQQQSNFTSTNLRILSPHNGDLFLLYPGEEAKQKLEFKLAGNKSADVEWWLNGEKLDTNSANSLFWYLRPGKWTLEARSGEMSDKVTFQVELASLKPTRRGFSISNS; this comes from the coding sequence ATGAAACTAATTTCACGATCGCTAACCAAAATTAAGCACAAACTGCGTAAAACTAGTAAAGTTATTTTAGCTGGGCTGCTCATATGCCTAATGGTACGCTTATTACCTTATTTTGCGCCCCTTCGTGCCGCAGATATTGCCCAAAATCAGTTGGCAATGCAATTTAGCGATCGCAATGGTTTACCATTAGGAACACTGCTCACCCGTGACCAAGAGCATACATCAGTAGTACCACTAAATCAGGTTTCTCCCCAGTTTATCCATGCTATTTTAGCCGCTGAAGATGGCAGCTTTTACGATCACGGGGCGTTGGATATGAAAGCAGTTGTCCGTGCCAGTAAAGAAGCCATCCACGCGAAAAGAATTGTTTCCGGTGCTTCCACAATTACCATGCAATTGGCGCGGATGTTAGATCCTGTCCCTCGCAGCTTCTCTGGTAAAGTGAGTGAGGTTTGGCTATCTTGGCGGTTAACAGCAGGGATGAATAAAGATGAAATTCTCTCTGCATATATCAATCGGCTGCCGATGGGAGGGAATATATATGGTGTGGAAGCAGCCGCGCGGACTTATTTTTCCATCCCAGCTAGTGAATTGAATCTTGCTCAAGCTAGTTTATTGGCTGCTATTCCCAATAATCCCACATACTTTAACCCTTATGAGCATTGGGAACGGCTGAAGCAGCGACAAAAATACGTCCTTAATCGGATGGTACAGGAAGAGTATATTAGTGGAGCGATCGCAGCCCGAACACACACTGAAAAGGTTGTGTTTCAGTCTCGCCAACAGGGAATTATCGCCGCACCACACTTTTTATTTTGGTTAGCCAATCAGATTCCCCCAACCCCCCTTGAAAAGCAGGGCTATGTTCCCCCCTTAGGGGATGAATCCGTTATTCGCACGACTATAAATCGTCCTTTACAGCAGTTTGTCGAAGCACAGGTGCAGCAGGTAATTTCTTCCTTAGCCGCGAACAATGTCCATGATGCATCTGCATTGGTGATTGACAACCGCACTGGTGAAGTTTTAGCTTATGTCGGTTCACCTGATTACTTTAATGAAGCAAAACTGGGACGCAATGATGGAGTGCAGGCGCTACGTCAACCAGGATCTACTCTCAAGCCTTTTGTGTATGAATTAGCTTTAGAAAAAGATTTAATTCACCCAAATACCATTTTGGCAGATGTACCCGCCCATTATGCAATTCCCGGCGCGAAACTTTATAGCCCAACAGATTATACCGAACGCTTTCTTGGCCCAGTGCGGGTGCGAATCGCTTTAGCAAATTCCCTAAATGTACCAGCAGTGAGGGTATTAGAAAAGGTAGGCGTGGAAACTTTCTTAGAACGACTACATGAACTGGGATTTGAACACCTCAATCAAACACCAGAACATTATGGTTTAGGTTTGACTTTGGGTAGTGGCGAAGTCACTTTATGGGAATTAGCTAGAGCTTACGTTACTATGGCACGACTTGGAGATGCCATTCCTTTAGTAAGCACATTTTCCAATTCCCCAATCCAAAATCCGAAATCTAAAATCCGTCTTGAAAAGTTTGCTATCAAGGGAGACTTTCCTTACAACTTTTCAGAAAATTCGACGACGATATGGCAATTAATTACCAACATGCTAAGTGACAGCCATGCTCGTGCAACAGCATTTGGTGTAGACTCTGTGTTAAATTTACCCTTTCCTTCTGCTGTTAAAACTGGCACTTCTTCCAATTTTCGTGATACTTGGACAGTTGGCTTTACCACAGATTACACCGTCGCTACTTGGGTAGGCAATTTCAACGGTGAACCAATGCGACAAGTTTCAGGCGTTACAGGGGCAGCACCTTTGTGGAATCGGATTATGTTACACCTGCACGAACATCAAGAACCAGCAGGTTTTCCACCCCCAGAAGGTTTAGTGCAATTACCTGTTTGTGCAATTTCTGGGTTACGACCAACACCAGACTGTACCTCAGTAGTGCAGGAATATTTCTATCCAGAAGATAAAATTGCCTACGAACGAGAAAACAAGTTCAATTTACCACCAGAGTATGATGAGTGGTTGGCAAAACAACAGCAATCAAATTTTACTTCTACCAATTTGAGAATTTTATCTCCGCATAATGGCGATTTATTCTTACTGTATCCAGGTGAAGAAGCGAAGCAAAAATTGGAATTTAAGCTAGCGGGAAATAAATCTGCGGATGTAGAGTGGTGGCTGAATGGTGAAAAGTTAGATACAAACTCAGCTAATTCTTTATTTTGGTATCTGCGTCCTGGTAAGTGGACTTTGGAAGCGAGAAGTGGGGAAATGAGCGACAAGGTAACTTTTCAGGTAGAGTTAGCTAGTCTTAAACCTACGCGTCGGGGATTTTCTATTAGTAATTCTTAG
- a CDS encoding type II toxin-antitoxin system HicA family toxin produces the protein MSLRTLAGKSSTCSPTHCPAFSPFSSAFFSALERDGWIVVRQRGSHIRLQKSILDEVLKLTVPAY, from the coding sequence GTGAGCTTACGAACTTTGGCTGGTAAGTCGTCTACTTGTTCACCAACCCATTGTCCGGCTTTTTCTCCTTTTTCTTCTGCCTTTTTTTCTGCTTTAGAACGGGATGGATGGATAGTTGTACGCCAGCGAGGTAGTCACATTAGATTGCAAAAAAGCATACTGGATGAAGTCTTGAAATTGACTGTCCCAGCTTATTAG